In uncultured Methanobrevibacter sp., a genomic segment contains:
- a CDS encoding helicase-related protein, translating to MPEFKTLNNQLGETVYKELKKHVKKGSKVSTISAYFTMYAYNALKKELDNIDEMRFIFTTPSFSKNKDIEAMEYEIINNNIFGNEFELKLRNEMTQSAVAKDCAKWLKDKVKIKSFIQSNAAQPRMIHVNNKSNEDIVINGSVDFTTDGLGITGSNRADFNNFMAGEEFTDPQLLSFDNLWNNEMLLKDVKDKVLKQMEVMYEENSGEFIYFKSLYHIFHDYLDELNEDNIVKKGNKLKETKIWNTLYQFQQDAVIGAIDKIEKYNGCILADSVGLGKTFTALAIIQYYELRNDRVLVLVPKKLRENWTIYTLNDKRNIFAEDRFRYDVLNHTDLSRERGFSGNIDLKTINWENYDLVVIDESHNFRNNPAVKDRVTRYQRLMNDVIKQGHKTKLLMLSATPVNNKMNDIKNQIAFITEDKDNALEEIGISSINHTLRNAQTIFNQWSKLDDNIRTGEKFVDMMDLDYFKLLDTLTIARSRKHIEKYYDLAEIGEFPNRLNPINESSDIDIKKEFPTLNEINSEIERLNLSVFSPFLYILPQKREDYARKYDIEIGEGKSIFKQTDREKSLIQLMRINLLKRMESSIHSFKLTIEKLLFKINKTLEKIDNISEYNEDIDISLIDPEEDEYDELMFGKKTKVLLQDMDLIKWKQDLELDKEKLEFLFTQAKQVDYIRDEKLSDLKKVISNKIENPINDDNNKILIFTAFADTAKYLYENISQWTFDNYGLYTALVTGSGDNKTNLKTVKNTNIDEILTSFSPISKNRNIINPEMAEEIDILIGTDCISEGQNLQDCDYLINYDIHWNPVRIIQRFGRIDRIGSKNKDIQLVNFWPNMELDEYIDLKGRVENRMVMVDVSATGEENIIANTNKVMNDLEYRKNQLEKLQDQVIDLEDISDAISITDLTFNDFKIELMEYMKEHKKELANSPSGIYSIVPAEEFEPGVIFLLRQVKGVKESKDKNALTPYYLVYITEDEEVKLNYIQSKKILDCYQKLCSGKKDVFKNLVESFDMETDNGKQMDKYSQLLKESIENIIGKKQETGVKSLFTKGGTSPVKNNIDGLEEFELITFLILK from the coding sequence TTGCCAGAATTCAAAACTCTTAATAATCAATTAGGTGAAACAGTTTATAAAGAACTTAAAAAACATGTTAAAAAAGGTTCTAAAGTTTCTACTATTTCTGCTTATTTTACAATGTATGCATATAATGCTCTTAAAAAAGAGTTAGATAATATTGATGAAATGCGTTTTATTTTTACAACTCCTAGTTTTTCTAAAAATAAAGATATTGAAGCTATGGAGTATGAAATAATTAATAATAATATTTTTGGTAATGAATTTGAGTTAAAGTTAAGAAATGAAATGACTCAAAGTGCTGTTGCTAAAGATTGTGCTAAATGGTTAAAAGATAAAGTTAAGATAAAATCATTTATACAGTCTAATGCTGCACAACCGAGAATGATTCATGTTAATAATAAATCAAATGAAGATATTGTTATTAATGGTAGTGTTGATTTTACAACTGATGGTTTAGGGATAACTGGATCGAATAGGGCTGATTTTAATAATTTCATGGCTGGTGAAGAATTTACTGATCCTCAACTTTTATCTTTTGATAATTTGTGGAATAATGAAATGCTTTTAAAAGATGTTAAAGATAAAGTGCTAAAACAAATGGAAGTAATGTACGAAGAAAATTCAGGAGAATTTATTTATTTTAAATCATTATATCATATTTTTCATGATTATCTCGATGAATTAAATGAAGATAATATTGTTAAAAAAGGAAATAAACTTAAAGAAACTAAAATTTGGAATACTTTATATCAATTCCAGCAAGATGCAGTTATTGGTGCAATTGATAAAATTGAAAAATATAATGGTTGTATACTTGCTGATAGTGTTGGTCTAGGTAAAACATTCACAGCCCTTGCAATTATTCAATATTATGAGTTAAGAAACGATAGAGTTTTAGTATTAGTACCTAAAAAATTAAGAGAAAATTGGACTATTTATACACTTAATGATAAAAGAAATATTTTTGCAGAAGACAGATTTAGATATGATGTTTTAAATCATACAGATTTAAGTCGTGAACGAGGATTTTCAGGAAATATAGATTTAAAAACAATAAACTGGGAAAATTATGATTTAGTAGTTATTGATGAATCACATAACTTTAGAAATAATCCTGCAGTTAAAGATAGAGTTACAAGATATCAACGTTTAATGAATGATGTTATTAAACAAGGACATAAAACAAAACTTTTAATGTTATCTGCAACTCCAGTAAATAATAAGATGAATGATATTAAAAATCAAATTGCATTCATTACAGAAGATAAAGATAATGCACTAGAAGAAATAGGAATATCTAGTATTAATCATACTCTCAGAAATGCACAAACAATTTTTAACCAATGGTCAAAATTAGATGATAATATTCGTACTGGTGAAAAATTCGTTGATATGATGGATTTAGACTACTTTAAATTACTAGATACATTAACAATTGCAAGAAGTAGGAAACACATTGAAAAATATTATGATTTAGCAGAAATTGGAGAATTCCCAAATAGATTAAATCCAATTAATGAAAGTTCAGATATTGATATTAAAAAAGAATTCCCAACTTTAAATGAAATTAATAGTGAAATTGAAAGACTTAATTTAAGTGTATTTTCCCCATTTTTATATATTTTACCTCAAAAAAGAGAAGATTATGCGAGAAAATATGATATTGAAATTGGAGAAGGTAAATCTATTTTTAAACAGACGGACAGGGAAAAAAGTCTTATTCAATTAATGAGAATAAATCTCTTAAAACGTATGGAAAGTTCAATTCATTCATTTAAATTAACAATAGAAAAATTACTTTTTAAAATTAATAAAACACTTGAAAAAATAGATAATATCTCAGAATATAATGAAGATATTGATATTAGTTTAATTGATCCTGAAGAAGATGAATATGATGAATTAATGTTTGGTAAAAAAACAAAAGTTTTACTTCAAGATATGGATTTAATTAAATGGAAACAAGACTTGGAATTAGATAAAGAAAAATTAGAATTTTTATTTACACAAGCAAAACAAGTAGATTATATTAGAGATGAAAAACTCTCTGATTTAAAGAAAGTTATTTCAAATAAAATAGAAAATCCTATAAATGATGATAATAACAAAATATTGATTTTTACAGCATTTGCAGATACTGCAAAATATTTATATGAAAATATTTCACAATGGACTTTTGATAATTATGGATTATACACAGCATTAGTTACAGGTTCAGGAGATAATAAAACTAACTTAAAAACAGTTAAAAATACAAATATTGATGAAATATTAACTAGTTTTTCACCAATATCTAAAAACAGAAATATTATAAATCCTGAAATGGCTGAAGAAATAGATATTTTGATAGGAACAGACTGTATTTCAGAAGGTCAAAACTTACAAGACTGTGATTATTTAATTAATTATGATATTCATTGGAATCCTGTAAGAATCATACAAAGATTTGGGCGTATAGATAGAATTGGATCTAAAAATAAAGATATTCAACTAGTTAATTTCTGGCCAAATATGGAATTAGATGAATACATTGACCTTAAAGGACGTGTGGAAAACAGAATGGTAATGGTTGATGTAAGTGCAACAGGTGAAGAAAATATCATAGCAAATACTAATAAAGTTATGAATGATTTAGAATATCGTAAAAATCAATTAGAAAAACTTCAAGACCAAGTTATTGATTTAGAAGATATTTCAGATGCAATATCCATTACAGATTTAACATTCAATGATTTTAAAATAGAATTAATGGAGTATATGAAAGAACATAAAAAAGAATTAGCTAATTCACCATCTGGAATATACTCAATAGTTCCAGCAGAAGAATTTGAACCTGGAGTAATATTTTTATTAAGACAAGTTAAAGGAGTTAAAGAATCAAAAGATAAAAATGCATTAACCCCATATTATTTAGTCTACATTACTGAAGATGAAGAAGTTAAATTAAATTACATACAATCTAAAAAAATATTAGATTGCTATCAAAAATTATGTTCTGGTAAAAAAGATGTATTTAAAAACCTAGTTGAATCGTTTGACATGGAAACGGATAATGGTAAACAAATGGATAAATATTCTCAACTTCTTAAGGAAAGTATTGAAAATATAATTGGTAAAAAGCAAGAAACTGGAGTTAAAAGCTTATTTACAAAAGGTGGAACATCTCCAGTTAAGAATAATATTGATGGGCTAGAAGAATTTGAATTAATAACCTTTTTAATTTTAAAGTGA
- a CDS encoding DNA methyltransferase: MNEIKLNGESKDIIQENVSKLKEIFPEIVTEDKIDFDKLKLILGNNIDENPEKYNFTWPGKIQSIKESQKTSYGTLRPCKEESKNWDSTENLYIEGDNLEVLKLLQKSYNNKIKMIYIDPPYNTGKDFIYSDNYKDNLENYLELSDQVVKGERERALELN; the protein is encoded by the coding sequence ATGAATGAAATAAAATTAAATGGGGAAAGTAAAGATATAATTCAAGAAAATGTTTCTAAGCTTAAGGAAATTTTTCCGGAAATTGTAACTGAAGATAAAATTGATTTTGATAAATTAAAATTAATTTTAGGTAATAATATTGATGAAAATCCTGAAAAATACAATTTCACTTGGCCAGGTAAAATTCAATCTATTAAAGAATCTCAAAAAACTAGTTATGGAACTTTAAGGCCATGTAAAGAAGAGTCTAAGAATTGGGATTCAACTGAAAATTTATATATTGAAGGGGATAATTTAGAAGTTCTTAAATTACTCCAAAAAAGTTATAATAATAAAATTAAAATGATTTATATTGATCCGCCATATAACACGGGAAAAGATTTTATTTATTCAGATAACTATAAAGATAACTTAGAAAATTATTTAGAATTAAGTGATCAGGTAGTTAAAGGAGAGAGAGAGAGAGCATTGGAATTAAATTAA
- a CDS encoding site-specific DNA-methyltransferase, translating to MINSKLNGESKDMVQDNISKLKENFPEIVTEDKIDFDKLKLILGNNIDENPEKYNFTWPGKIQAIKESQKTSSGTLRPCKEESKNWDSTQNLYIEGDNLEVLKLLQKSYRNKISAIYIDPPYNTGNDLIYQNDYSDNLRNYLEFTGQIGRESIGSKLSTNTETDGRFHSNWLNMMYPLLKIGKNLLKNDGLFFIAIDEYEYSRLKLICDEIFGEINFIGSIVTKCNPQGRGKKNLDPVHEYHLIYAKNIEEINELKLKKKSEVKEYQTFMRSGTNSRKFERPNRFYPMLVKGNSVSVITREEYEKIYDGKFNENHIQFLKDKYSKLGFKVIFPIAKNGEEKVWQRVYERAAKECSSYIYDNNTIKTPKSKYITPTSLWINKEYSNVSYGTNFLKQLFDNKKIFDYPKSFITVKDLISLASEGIILDFFSGSGTTAHSVMKLNNDENLNNNFILIQLPVSCNEKSDAYNEGYKNICEIGKERIRRAGDKILEESDNKDLDIGFKVFKLDSSNLEKWDPDYSNLEQTLLTNEENIKLNRTELDLIYEIMLKYGIDLTLPIEKSENIYSMGCGALLVCLEDNITKEVTNNIVKLKSDDVSRVVFKESGFKSDEDKTNIKETLRINNIDEFITI from the coding sequence ATGATTAATAGTAAATTAAATGGGGAAAGTAAAGATATGGTTCAAGATAATATTTCTAAGCTTAAGGAAAATTTTCCAGAAATTGTAACTGAAGATAAAATTGATTTTGATAAATTAAAATTAATTTTAGGTAATAATATTGATGAAAATCCTGAAAAATACAATTTCACTTGGCCAGGTAAGATTCAAGCTATTAAAGAATCTCAAAAAACTAGTTCTGGAACTTTAAGACCATGTAAAGAAGAATCTAAAAATTGGGATTCAACTCAGAATTTATATATTGAAGGAGATAATTTAGAAGTTCTTAAATTACTTCAAAAAAGTTACCGCAATAAAATAAGTGCAATTTATATAGATCCGCCATATAATACAGGAAACGATTTAATTTATCAAAATGATTATTCAGATAATTTAAGAAATTATTTAGAATTTACAGGACAAATAGGGAGAGAGAGCATTGGGAGTAAATTAAGTACAAATACTGAAACTGATGGTAGATTTCATTCAAATTGGTTGAATATGATGTATCCTTTATTAAAAATTGGGAAAAATTTACTTAAAAATGATGGTTTATTTTTCATTGCTATTGATGAATATGAATATTCAAGATTAAAATTAATTTGTGATGAAATTTTTGGTGAGATAAACTTTATAGGATCTATTGTTACAAAATGTAATCCTCAAGGAAGAGGAAAGAAAAATTTAGATCCTGTACATGAATATCATTTGATTTATGCAAAAAATATTGAAGAGATTAATGAATTAAAACTTAAGAAAAAATCAGAAGTTAAAGAATATCAAACATTCATGAGAAGTGGAACAAACTCAAGAAAATTCGAAAGACCAAATAGATTTTATCCTATGTTAGTAAAAGGTAATTCAGTTTCTGTTATTACTCGGGAAGAGTATGAAAAAATATATGATGGGAAATTTAATGAAAACCATATCCAATTTTTGAAAGATAAATATTCTAAATTAGGTTTTAAAGTTATATTTCCTATAGCTAAAAATGGTGAAGAAAAAGTATGGCAACGCGTTTATGAAAGAGCAGCTAAAGAATGTTCCTCATATATTTATGACAATAATACAATTAAAACTCCAAAAAGCAAATATATAACTCCAACATCTCTTTGGATAAATAAAGAATATAGTAATGTTTCATATGGGACTAATTTTCTAAAACAATTGTTTGATAATAAAAAAATATTTGATTATCCTAAAAGTTTCATTACAGTTAAAGATTTAATATCTTTAGCTTCAGAAGGAATAATTCTTGATTTTTTTTCAGGATCCGGAACTACCGCACACTCTGTGATGAAATTAAATAATGATGAAAATTTGAATAATAATTTTATTTTAATTCAACTTCCTGTTTCATGTAATGAAAAATCTGATGCATATAATGAGGGTTATAAAAATATTTGTGAAATTGGTAAAGAAAGAATTAGAAGAGCAGGAGATAAAATTTTAGAAGAATCAGATAACAAAGATCTAGACATTGGTTTTAAAGTTTTTAAATTAGATTCTTCAAACTTAGAGAAATGGGATCCTGATTATAGTAATTTAGAACAAACATTACTTACAAATGAAGAAAATATTAAATTAAATAGGACAGAATTAGATTTAATTTATGAAATTATGCTTAAATATGGTATTGATTTAACATTACCTATAGAAAAATCAGAGAACATTTATTCAATGGGTTGTGGTGCATTATTGGTTTGTTTAGAGGATAATATCACAAAAGAAGTTACAAATAATATTGTCAAATTAAAATCTGATGATGTGAGTAGGGTTGTTTTCAAGGAATCTGGTTTTAAATCGGATGAGGATAAGACAAATATAAAAGAAACTTTAAGAATAAACAATATTGATGAATTTATAACAATATAA
- a CDS encoding type III restriction-modification system endonuclease: MKLKFNPNLKYQDEAVKSVIDLFEGQNSMLSYFTVSGQQTINSTGQGVGNKIDISASDILENLRKVQKYHKIAPSESLNENHLDFNIEMETGTGKTYVYLKTIFELNKIYGFTKFIIVVPSVAIKEGVYKTIEITKDHFKGLYDNVIYNSFVYDSSKLEQIRNFATDSNIEIMIINIDAFNKSFTDPSKETKANIIHRENDRLSGYKPIELIQETNPIVIIDEPQSVMGGKGEKAVKSLNPLCTLRYSATHKEIQNLIYKLDAVDAYEMNLVKQIEVAGFESQDFHNKSYMKLIETNNKKSPITAKIEIDKLMNGSIKRKTVTVKQGDDLFDISGRRDVYENYIVDEIYCEEGNEYVSFTQKDEILRIGKIFGDMDDLVIKRAQIRKTIEEHFDKELSLNEKGIKVLSLFFIDKVANYRQYDEDGNPIKGPYAKIFEEEYEKVIRKPKYNTLIEKIEHVPVEEVHNGYFSVDKKGKVKDSRETKKGKLRANKDDESTFNLIMRDKEKLLSFDSNLKFIFSHSALKEGWDNPNVFQICTLNETSSTMKKRQEIGRGLRLCVNQDGERIKDNNINILTVMANESYSDFAKKLQSEMENDTGIKFGTIKKTSFAHIIMENKNGKKEAIGSQKSLELFNHFKKMKYINGKGKVQDTLKQAITNNTVEVPEKYESIKEDIVSVAKRQTKHYEIKNASKKQKVKINKQVFLSDDFKEFWDKIKHKTTYSVEFDTDELIEKCCNALKDELNIKPPKLIYTKSGLTIDASGVNYKEGTVKTVYSDEDEIALPNILKFLQNTTSLTRKTIIKILVESETLDQFKKNPTEYMNESSKIIKRVMSSLIVDGVKYSELDDYYSQQLFENEELWGYLNKNIIKSHRSVYDHIIYDSEIEKNFAERLENDDEVELYTKLPGWFKITTPIGGYNPDWAILFNKDGERKMYFVVETKGTKDITQLRPSEQAKIKCGKKHFKALGNDVELEVTNSYEDLKSSIL, encoded by the coding sequence ATGAAACTTAAGTTTAATCCTAACCTTAAGTACCAGGATGAAGCAGTAAAATCAGTTATTGATTTATTTGAAGGTCAAAATTCAATGTTATCTTATTTTACTGTGTCTGGTCAACAGACTATTAATAGTACTGGACAGGGTGTAGGAAATAAGATTGATATTAGTGCTTCGGATATTTTAGAAAATTTAAGAAAAGTTCAAAAGTATCATAAAATAGCTCCAAGTGAATCATTAAATGAAAATCATTTGGATTTTAATATTGAAATGGAAACCGGAACTGGTAAGACTTATGTTTATTTAAAAACTATTTTTGAATTAAATAAAATATATGGTTTTACTAAGTTTATTATTGTTGTTCCTTCAGTTGCTATTAAAGAGGGAGTTTATAAAACAATTGAAATTACTAAAGATCATTTTAAAGGTTTGTATGATAATGTAATTTATAATTCTTTTGTTTATGATTCTTCTAAATTAGAACAAATTAGAAATTTTGCTACTGATTCCAATATTGAAATAATGATTATTAATATTGATGCATTTAATAAAAGTTTTACAGATCCAAGTAAAGAAACAAAAGCTAATATTATCCATAGGGAAAATGATAGGTTAAGTGGATATAAACCTATTGAATTAATTCAAGAAACTAATCCTATTGTTATTATTGATGAACCTCAATCTGTTATGGGTGGTAAAGGTGAAAAAGCAGTTAAATCTCTAAATCCATTATGTACCTTAAGATATTCAGCAACTCATAAGGAAATTCAAAATTTAATTTATAAATTAGATGCTGTTGATGCTTATGAAATGAATTTAGTTAAACAAATTGAAGTTGCAGGATTTGAATCTCAAGATTTTCATAATAAATCCTATATGAAATTAATTGAAACTAATAATAAAAAATCTCCTATAACTGCTAAAATTGAAATAGATAAATTAATGAATGGTTCAATTAAAAGAAAAACAGTAACTGTAAAACAAGGTGATGACTTATTTGATATTTCTGGTAGGCGGGATGTTTATGAAAATTATATTGTAGATGAAATATATTGTGAGGAAGGTAATGAATATGTTTCGTTTACTCAAAAGGATGAAATTTTAAGAATTGGAAAAATATTTGGAGATATGGATGATTTAGTAATTAAAAGAGCTCAAATTAGAAAAACAATTGAAGAGCATTTTGATAAAGAGTTATCTTTAAATGAAAAAGGAATTAAGGTTTTAAGTTTATTTTTCATTGACAAAGTAGCTAATTATAGACAATATGATGAAGATGGAAATCCTATTAAAGGTCCATATGCTAAAATATTTGAAGAAGAATATGAAAAAGTCATTAGAAAACCTAAATATAATACGTTAATAGAAAAAATTGAGCATGTTCCTGTTGAAGAGGTTCATAATGGTTATTTTTCTGTAGATAAAAAAGGTAAAGTTAAAGACTCAAGGGAAACTAAAAAAGGTAAACTTAGAGCAAATAAAGATGATGAATCTACATTTAATTTAATCATGAGAGATAAAGAAAAACTTTTAAGTTTTGATTCTAATTTAAAATTTATATTTTCACATTCTGCACTTAAAGAAGGTTGGGATAATCCTAATGTTTTTCAAATTTGTACTTTAAATGAAACATCTTCTACAATGAAAAAACGTCAAGAAATTGGTAGAGGGCTACGTTTATGTGTTAATCAAGATGGAGAGCGTATTAAAGATAATAATATTAATATTTTAACTGTAATGGCTAATGAAAGTTATAGTGATTTTGCTAAAAAATTACAAAGTGAAATGGAAAATGATACTGGAATTAAATTTGGAACTATTAAAAAAACAAGTTTTGCACATATTATTATGGAAAATAAAAATGGTAAAAAAGAGGCAATTGGTTCTCAAAAATCATTAGAACTATTTAATCATTTTAAAAAAATGAAGTATATTAATGGAAAAGGTAAAGTTCAAGATACTTTAAAGCAAGCTATAACCAATAATACTGTAGAAGTGCCTGAAAAGTATGAATCTATTAAAGAAGATATAGTTTCAGTAGCTAAAAGACAAACAAAACATTATGAAATTAAAAATGCAAGTAAAAAACAAAAAGTTAAAATTAATAAACAAGTTTTCTTAAGTGATGATTTTAAAGAATTTTGGGATAAAATTAAACATAAAACAACTTATTCCGTTGAATTTGACACAGATGAATTAATAGAAAAGTGTTGTAATGCTTTAAAAGATGAATTAAATATTAAACCACCTAAATTAATTTATACAAAAAGCGGATTAACAATTGATGCATCAGGTGTAAATTATAAAGAAGGAACTGTAAAAACAGTTTATTCAGATGAAGATGAAATAGCCCTGCCTAATATATTAAAATTCTTACAAAATACTACAAGTTTAACTAGAAAAACAATTATTAAGATTTTAGTTGAAAGTGAAACATTAGACCAATTTAAGAAAAATCCTACAGAATACATGAATGAATCTTCAAAGATTATTAAACGTGTAATGAGTAGTTTAATTGTTGATGGAGTAAAATATTCAGAATTAGATGATTATTACAGTCAACAATTATTTGAAAATGAAGAGTTATGGGGATATCTTAATAAAAATATTATAAAAAGTCATCGTTCTGTCTATGATCACATTATATATGATAGTGAAATTGAAAAGAACTTTGCAGAAAGATTAGAAAATGATGATGAAGTTGAATTATACACTAAATTACCTGGATGGTTTAAAATAACTACTCCAATTGGAGGATATAATCCTGATTGGGCTATCTTATTTAACAAAGATGGAGAACGTAAAATGTATTTTGTAGTTGAAACAAAAGGTACAAAAGATATTACTCAATTAAGACCATCTGAGCAAGCTAAAATTAAATGTGGTAAAAAACACTTTAAAGCTTTAGGTAATGATGTTGAATTAGAAGTTACTAATAGTTACGAAGATTTAAAATCAAGTATTTTATAA
- a CDS encoding site-specific DNA-methyltransferase, translated as MGRYHSNWINMMYPRLKLAKNLLDNDGFIAISIDDNELVNLKKICDEIFGEKNFIGTIVRRTRKGGGSMSKYLSSDHDYVLLFSKNISKTNKFYIPYDKKYVERYCENDSNGKYYWDTFARNRQGSSNSYTITAPDGTELTDAWIYKKDKFLKLLNDGEVRFKKLKNKWSVQVKQRINANGQIMRSIINDFTNEQGTKSVNEFLGREVFSYAKPVELVKYFMKSINEKDSIILDFFSGSSTTAQSIIEFNNDEKTNHKFLLIQIPEMINIKSKAYKSGYRNICEIGKERIRRAGDKIIEESDNKDLDIGFKVFKLDSSNLEKWDPDYNNLEQTLLTNKENVKPDRTELDLIYEIMLKYGIDLTLPIEKINNIYSIGYGALLICLEDSITKEIADKIIKLKSDNITRVVFKDSGFKSDADKTNIKETLRINNIDEFITI; from the coding sequence ATGGGGAGATATCATTCAAATTGGATCAATATGATGTATCCAAGATTAAAACTAGCTAAAAACTTGTTGGATAATGATGGTTTTATTGCTATTAGTATTGATGATAATGAATTGGTTAACTTAAAAAAGATATGTGATGAAATTTTTGGGGAAAAAAATTTTATAGGAACAATAGTTCGCAGAACTAGAAAAGGTGGAGGGAGTATGTCTAAATATTTATCTTCTGACCATGATTATGTTTTATTATTTTCTAAAAATATTTCTAAAACAAATAAATTTTATATTCCTTATGATAAAAAATATGTTGAAAGATATTGTGAAAATGATTCTAATGGAAAATATTATTGGGATACATTTGCTAGGAATAGACAAGGAAGTTCTAATTCATATACTATCACCGCTCCGGATGGTACTGAGTTAACTGATGCTTGGATTTATAAAAAAGATAAATTTCTAAAATTATTAAATGATGGGGAAGTTAGGTTTAAGAAATTAAAAAACAAATGGTCTGTTCAAGTTAAACAAAGAATAAATGCTAATGGTCAAATTATGAGAAGTATTATTAATGATTTTACAAATGAACAAGGTACTAAATCAGTAAATGAATTTTTGGGAAGAGAAGTGTTTAGTTATGCAAAACCTGTAGAATTAGTTAAATATTTCATGAAATCAATTAATGAAAAGGACAGTATTATTTTAGATTTTTTTTCAGGTTCTTCTACTACTGCTCAAAGTATTATTGAGTTTAATAATGATGAAAAAACAAATCATAAATTTTTATTGATTCAAATACCTGAAATGATTAATATTAAGTCAAAAGCTTATAAATCAGGATATAGGAATATTTGTGAAATTGGTAAGGAAAGAATTAGAAGAGCTGGAGACAAGATTATTGAAGAATCAGATAACAAAGATTTGGATATTGGTTTTAAAGTTTTTAAATTAGATTCTTCAAACTTAGAAAAGTGGGATCCAGATTATAATAATTTAGAGCAAACATTACTTACTAATAAAGAAAATGTCAAACCAGATAGAACAGAATTAGATTTAATTTATGAAATTATGCTTAAATATGGTATTGATTTAACATTGCCAATAGAAAAAATAAATAATATTTATTCAATTGGTTATGGTGCATTGCTAATTTGTTTAGAAGACAGTATTACAAAAGAAATTGCAGATAAAATTATTAAACTAAAATCAGATAATATTACTAGAGTTGTTTTCAAAGATTCTGGTTTTAAGTCTGATGCAGATAAAACAAATATAAAAGAAACTTTAAGAATAAATAATATTGATGAGTTTATAACAATTTAA
- a CDS encoding DUF4391 domain-containing protein: MVLIEELLTIPDECKVNDIIAKEVIFSEGKLKSSDKKIFTNYVKQIRWMYSLNKENIGIDSYKDEVKDYIEVEIINIVLKEDKKLNRIANIVMRVIPYPMILVFEFRGKIQLFVSHQSESLVDSNKITLDEIISTDWILFDDMDEIDNILFENLKLNKLDYSNFYKFYDSIVQKIIKYNGSKSVGHEVNLSVEEIKRINDKIVSLESEIKTKKVAIKKETQFNRKVELNIEIKGLECEIDKLKEKLI; the protein is encoded by the coding sequence ATGGTTTTAATTGAAGAATTATTAACAATTCCAGATGAATGTAAAGTAAATGATATTATTGCTAAAGAAGTTATTTTTAGTGAAGGTAAATTGAAATCTAGTGATAAAAAGATATTTACTAACTATGTTAAACAAATTAGATGGATGTATTCACTTAACAAAGAAAATATAGGTATTGATTCTTATAAGGATGAGGTTAAAGATTATATTGAAGTTGAAATAATTAACATTGTTTTAAAAGAAGATAAAAAATTAAATAGGATTGCAAATATTGTAATGAGAGTAATACCTTATCCAATGATTCTTGTTTTTGAATTTAGAGGTAAAATTCAGTTATTTGTGTCACATCAAAGTGAAAGTTTAGTAGATTCAAATAAAATAACTTTAGATGAAATTATTTCAACAGATTGGATTTTATTTGATGATATGGATGAAATAGATAACATTTTATTTGAAAATTTAAAACTAAATAAACTAGATTATTCAAATTTTTATAAATTTTATGATAGTATAGTTCAAAAAATAATTAAATATAATGGATCAAAATCAGTTGGTCATGAGGTTAACTTAAGTGTTGAAGAAATTAAAAGAATTAATGATAAAATAGTTAGTTTAGAAAGTGAAATTAAAACTAAAAAAGTAGCTATTAAAAAAGAAACTCAATTTAATAGAAAAGTTGAATTAAATATTGAGATTAAAGGATTGGAATGTGAAATTGATAAATTGAAGGAGAAATTAATTTAA